One Aliiroseovarius sediminilitoris DNA window includes the following coding sequences:
- a CDS encoding type III secretion system chaperone family protein, producing the protein MSATEQFIESDELHPIDIVETIAEHHAWEFDRVADDQIAMAVEGQWRTYSLTLAWSPYDETLRLICTFEMEPPEESLPRLYEALNRTNDMCWTGAFTYWHEQRLMVYRYGLALNGGQIVSPQQIDQLISSAVATSERFYPAFQLVCWTDRSVDDALQVAIAEAYGRA; encoded by the coding sequence ATGTCCGCGACCGAGCAGTTCATCGAAAGTGACGAGCTTCACCCCATCGACATCGTCGAAACCATTGCCGAACACCACGCTTGGGAGTTTGACCGCGTGGCCGACGACCAGATCGCAATGGCGGTTGAAGGACAATGGCGAACCTATTCGCTGACCCTTGCGTGGTCGCCCTATGACGAAACGTTGCGCCTGATCTGCACGTTCGAGATGGAGCCGCCGGAAGAAAGCCTGCCTCGCCTTTACGAGGCCTTGAACCGCACCAATGACATGTGCTGGACCGGTGCGTTCACCTATTGGCATGAACAGCGTCTGATGGTGTATCGCTATGGCCTTGCCTTGAATGGCGGACAAATCGTCAGCCCGCAGCAAATCGACCAATTGATCTCAAGCGCGGTTGCAACGTCGGAACGGTTCTATCCTGCCTTCCAACTGGTCTGCTGGACCGATCGCAGCGTGGACGACGCGCTTCAGGTCGCCATTGCCGAGGCTTATGGCCGCGCCTGA
- a CDS encoding ABC transporter ATP-binding protein, whose amino-acid sequence MSNPVLHLSGIEKTYNAGTPGEIRVLRGADLEIARGEVVALVAPSGSGKSTLLHIAGLLDTADAGQVAINGQDMGALSDRRRTAARRNEVGFIYQFHHLLPEFTALENIALPQLANGISDQSARDHAMELMGRVGVDTRATHRPAELSGGEQQRVAFCRALANRPALLLADEPTGNLDPDTADTVFNALMELVRDTGLSALIATHNLELAARMDRTLRLDAGVIV is encoded by the coding sequence ATGAGTAACCCTGTTCTTCACCTGTCAGGCATCGAAAAGACCTATAACGCGGGCACACCCGGCGAAATCCGCGTGCTGCGCGGGGCTGATCTGGAGATTGCGCGGGGTGAGGTCGTGGCATTGGTCGCGCCCTCTGGATCGGGCAAATCAACGCTTCTGCATATCGCCGGGCTGCTGGACACGGCAGACGCTGGGCAGGTTGCGATCAACGGGCAGGATATGGGCGCGCTGTCGGATCGCAGGCGCACCGCAGCCCGCCGGAACGAAGTGGGGTTCATCTACCAGTTCCACCACCTGCTGCCCGAATTCACCGCGCTGGAAAATATCGCCTTGCCGCAACTGGCCAACGGGATCAGCGACCAATCGGCCCGCGATCACGCGATGGAGTTGATGGGTCGCGTGGGCGTTGATACGCGCGCGACCCACCGACCGGCGGAACTGTCGGGCGGTGAACAGCAGCGCGTCGCCTTCTGCCGCGCGCTTGCCAACCGCCCCGCGCTTTTGCTGGCGGATGAGCCCACCGGCAACCTTGACCCCGACACCGCGGACACTGTGTTCAACGCGCTGATGGAACTGGTGCGAGACACCGGTCTTTCGGCCCTGATCGCCACCCACAACCTTGAACTGGCCGCGCGGATGGATCGGACGCTCAGACTGGATGCGGGCGTCATCGTCTGA
- a CDS encoding lipoprotein-releasing ABC transporter permease subunit: MSKHTAPFARFEWQIAWRYLRARRADGGVSTMTWISLIGITLAVAALIITLAVRTGFRDEFVDTILGANAHVEVFAQSYVNKNGQVERSITNYVEWAERIAQVPGVVRAAPLIKGQVMANAGQNNAGVEVFGISYDDLLAIPRVAKPESFAGDISAFENGIAIGSGVAAELGIGLGDKIKIISPNGVKTAFGTSPRVNAYDVTYIFTAGRWDIDRTRVYLPFAEAQSFFNREGAADQIEVIVDEPEKVDRLIEDILAATVEPSSYWTWRDRSGAFLRALDMEDNVMFIILSVLVLIASMNITSGLIMLVKNKGRDIGILRTMGLTEGSILRVFFLCGSLTGIVGTIAGVILGCLFAINIDAIFSAVNYFAGGGVWDPSIRGIYRLPAKLEFWDVASAVGLSLTLSFLVTLFPARKAARMNPVEALRYE; this comes from the coding sequence GTGTCCAAACACACAGCCCCGTTTGCCCGGTTCGAGTGGCAGATTGCTTGGCGATACCTGCGCGCGCGCCGCGCCGATGGGGGCGTCAGCACGATGACCTGGATCAGCCTGATCGGTATCACGTTGGCCGTCGCGGCGCTCATCATAACGCTGGCTGTACGCACCGGGTTCCGGGACGAATTTGTCGACACGATTTTGGGCGCCAATGCTCATGTTGAGGTCTTCGCCCAGAGCTATGTGAATAAAAATGGGCAGGTTGAACGCTCGATCACGAATTATGTGGAGTGGGCAGAACGCATCGCCCAAGTGCCCGGTGTTGTCCGAGCCGCGCCCCTGATCAAGGGTCAGGTCATGGCAAATGCGGGCCAGAACAACGCAGGGGTCGAGGTGTTTGGCATATCCTATGATGATCTGCTGGCCATCCCGCGCGTGGCCAAGCCCGAAAGCTTTGCGGGCGATATCTCGGCGTTTGAAAACGGCATTGCCATTGGGTCGGGCGTGGCGGCTGAGCTTGGTATCGGGCTGGGCGACAAGATCAAGATCATCTCGCCCAACGGGGTCAAGACGGCGTTCGGCACCAGCCCGCGGGTGAATGCCTATGACGTGACATATATCTTCACTGCCGGGCGCTGGGACATCGACCGCACACGCGTGTATCTTCCCTTTGCCGAGGCGCAGAGTTTTTTCAACCGTGAAGGCGCTGCCGATCAGATCGAGGTGATTGTTGATGAGCCAGAAAAGGTTGATCGGCTGATCGAAGATATTCTTGCCGCGACCGTGGAACCGTCATCCTATTGGACCTGGCGTGACCGATCCGGCGCGTTTCTACGGGCACTCGATATGGAAGATAACGTCATGTTCATTATCCTGTCGGTGCTGGTGCTGATCGCATCAATGAACATCACCTCGGGCTTGATCATGTTGGTCAAGAACAAGGGGCGCGACATCGGCATCCTGCGCACCATGGGTCTGACCGAAGGGTCGATTCTGCGGGTGTTTTTCCTGTGCGGATCGTTGACGGGGATCGTTGGCACTATCGCAGGGGTTATCCTTGGCTGTCTGTTTGCCATCAATATCGACGCGATCTTTTCGGCAGTGAACTACTTTGCCGGGGGCGGGGTGTGGGATCCGTCGATCCGCGGCATCTATCGCCTGCCCGCCAAGCTGGAGTTTTGGGACGTGGCGTCCGCTGTGGGCCTATCCCTGACCCTGTCTTTCCTTGTCACCCTGTTTCCGGCACGCAAGGCAGCCCGGATGAACCCGGTCGAGGCGCTGCGCTATGAGTAA
- the proC gene encoding pyrroline-5-carboxylate reductase, with protein MSTGSMKELEARGLVLLGCGKMGSAMLEGWLAQGLPAGAVWVNDPHPSDWLSSTGVNLNMTLPDSPAIVLVAVKPQMMADTLPALAGFGNGNTLFLSVAAGTSIATYKAMLGDQTPIIRAMPNTPAAIARGITAICGNDLATDEHLDMAEALLTAVGQVVRLDGEHQMDAVTAVSGSGPAYVFHLIETLAAAGETQGLSAGLAMQLATATVAGAGALAEQADDDPAQLRMNVTSPGGTTAAALAVLMNEKDGFPALLTRAVAAAANRSKELANG; from the coding sequence ATGAGCACTGGGAGTATGAAAGAGCTTGAGGCACGCGGGCTGGTGCTGCTGGGCTGCGGCAAGATGGGATCGGCGATGCTGGAAGGCTGGCTGGCACAAGGTCTGCCTGCGGGGGCGGTTTGGGTGAACGATCCCCATCCATCGGACTGGCTTTCCAGCACCGGGGTGAACCTGAACATGACCTTGCCTGACAGCCCAGCCATCGTTCTGGTCGCAGTGAAGCCGCAGATGATGGCGGATACGCTGCCCGCACTGGCCGGGTTCGGCAATGGCAACACGCTGTTTCTGTCGGTCGCGGCTGGCACCTCGATTGCCACCTACAAGGCGATGCTGGGCGACCAGACCCCGATCATCCGCGCGATGCCGAACACCCCCGCCGCCATTGCGCGTGGAATTACGGCGATCTGCGGCAATGACCTCGCCACCGATGAGCATCTGGACATGGCCGAGGCACTGCTCACTGCGGTTGGGCAGGTCGTGCGGCTGGACGGGGAACACCAGATGGACGCGGTGACCGCCGTGTCAGGCTCTGGCCCGGCCTATGTCTTTCACCTGATCGAAACGCTGGCCGCCGCCGGTGAGACGCAAGGTCTGTCAGCCGGTCTTGCCATGCAGCTTGCCACGGCGACGGTGGCCGGGGCGGGCGCTTTGGCGGAACAAGCAGACGACGACCCGGCCCAGTTGCGCATGAACGTGACCAGCCCCGGCGGCACCACCGCCGCCGCACTTGCGGTGCTGATGAACGAGAAAGACGGCTTCCCCGCCCTTCTAACCCGTGCCGTTGCCGCTGCCGCCAACCGATCCAAGGAGCTTGCCAATGGGTGA